In bacterium, the following proteins share a genomic window:
- a CDS encoding outer membrane beta-barrel protein gives MKKILILAITAAIVCISSLAQAGGPDFPEKGWHKGPYIAVHGGFMQATNDTNLVTNLKFDGSIIPAVGLTFGWDVADWIGPMLQMTYGFATDTVGDNNTPDTPVESAREHALNFSLFCRATLPYFTKASWQPDSVKFIPYVKLGGTGHATYVNAPSNGNKVGAWGGGLGVGAGMEFFVWKGLFFAIDFTENIIFQQAYTRTVNGVPNTEVTSGGTKFQANVLGLVGWHF, from the coding sequence ATGAAGAAAATCCTTATCCTGGCAATAACCGCTGCGATCGTGTGCATCTCCAGCCTAGCACAGGCCGGCGGGCCGGACTTCCCGGAGAAGGGCTGGCACAAGGGCCCGTACATCGCCGTCCACGGCGGGTTCATGCAGGCCACAAACGACACCAACCTCGTCACCAACCTCAAGTTCGACGGGAGCATCATCCCGGCGGTCGGACTCACCTTCGGCTGGGACGTCGCCGACTGGATAGGACCCATGCTCCAGATGACCTACGGTTTTGCGACAGATACGGTCGGAGACAACAACACGCCCGACACCCCGGTGGAGAGCGCCCGCGAGCACGCCCTCAATTTCTCGCTGTTCTGCAGGGCCACCCTCCCCTACTTCACCAAGGCAAGCTGGCAGCCTGACTCGGTCAAGTTCATCCCATACGTGAAGCTGGGCGGCACGGGTCACGCGACCTACGTCAACGCGCCCAGCAACGGCAACAAGGTCGGCGCATGGGGTGGCGGCCTCGGCGTGGGCGCCGGCATGGAGTTCTTCGTATGGAAGGGGTTATTCTTCGCCATCGACTTCACCGAGAACATCATCTTCCAGCAGGCCTATACCAGGACCGTCAACGGCGTGCCCAACACCGAGGTCACCAGCGGCGGAACGAAGTTCCAGGCCAACGTGCTCGGCCTCGTCGGCTGGCACTTCTAG
- a CDS encoding TatD family hydrolase: protein MKREYVDTHAHLTFPEFNEDRDEVLSRAWDAGLAHIVLIGSGAGLDGNRAALSLARTDPRLFFTVGVHPHDADSMQDSWLGDLEELAADEKCVGIGEIGLDMFRLHSDPAMQAHRFGQLMELAVRLDKPAMIHDREAHEETWKVIEKTGVPASGGVFHCFSGDLPFARRAVEKGFLISVPGVVTFPKAKVLKEVVAGIPLEKILIETDCPYLAPVPHRGKRNEPAYVVEVADEIARIKGVAPEDVARVTTLNARRLFGLPGAEMEPRIAYRIRNSLYLNITNRCNMACSFCPKFTDFEVKGYYLKLDNEPDVEQIFQAVGQPERFDEVVFCGYGEPTLRIEMLKVIARRMKERGAKKVRLNTDGLANLVYGRNVLPELAGLIDSVSISMNAPNGTTHESICPSRFGAAAYEAMIEFVKEAKKHIPEVAVTVVALPGLDVEACRKKANDLGVLFRVREYMNVG, encoded by the coding sequence ATGAAGAGGGAGTACGTAGACACACACGCCCACCTCACATTCCCGGAATTCAACGAAGACAGGGACGAGGTGCTCTCCAGGGCATGGGACGCGGGGCTCGCGCACATAGTGCTCATCGGCTCGGGCGCAGGCCTCGACGGCAACCGCGCCGCGCTCTCGCTCGCGCGCACCGACCCCAGACTGTTTTTCACGGTGGGCGTGCATCCGCACGACGCAGATAGCATGCAGGATTCGTGGCTCGGCGATCTGGAGGAGCTGGCGGCCGACGAGAAGTGCGTGGGCATAGGCGAGATCGGCCTCGATATGTTCCGATTGCACTCCGATCCCGCGATGCAGGCGCATCGCTTCGGCCAGCTCATGGAGCTGGCGGTCCGGCTCGACAAGCCGGCGATGATTCACGATCGCGAAGCGCACGAGGAGACGTGGAAGGTGATAGAGAAGACGGGCGTCCCCGCGAGTGGGGGCGTATTCCACTGTTTCTCGGGCGATCTTCCTTTCGCAAGACGCGCGGTGGAGAAGGGATTTCTCATCTCCGTGCCGGGCGTGGTCACGTTCCCGAAGGCGAAGGTGCTCAAAGAGGTGGTCGCGGGCATCCCGCTGGAGAAGATCCTGATCGAGACCGATTGCCCGTATCTCGCTCCGGTTCCGCACAGGGGAAAGCGCAACGAACCGGCGTACGTCGTGGAGGTTGCCGACGAGATCGCGCGCATCAAGGGTGTGGCTCCGGAGGACGTGGCCAGGGTGACCACGCTCAACGCCAGGCGGCTGTTCGGGCTGCCCGGCGCGGAGATGGAGCCGAGGATCGCCTACAGGATACGCAACTCGCTGTATCTCAACATAACGAACCGCTGCAACATGGCCTGCAGCTTCTGCCCCAAGTTCACCGATTTCGAGGTCAAAGGCTATTACCTCAAGCTCGATAACGAGCCGGACGTGGAGCAGATATTTCAGGCCGTGGGCCAGCCCGAGCGGTTCGACGAGGTCGTTTTCTGCGGGTACGGCGAGCCGACCCTCAGGATCGAGATGCTGAAGGTCATCGCGCGCAGGATGAAGGAGCGCGGCGCGAAGAAGGTCAGGCTCAACACCGACGGGTTGGCGAACCTCGTGTACGGCCGCAACGTCCTGCCGGAGCTCGCGGGCTTGATAGACTCCGTATCGATCTCCATGAACGCGCCGAACGGAACAACGCACGAATCAATCTGTCCGTCGAGGTTCGGCGCCGCTGCCTACGAAGCGATGATCGAGTTCGTGAAGGAAGCCAAGAAGCACATACCCGAGGTCGCGGTCACCGTGGTCGCTCTGCCCGGCCTCGACGTCGAGGCCTGCCGCAAAAAAGCTAATGATCTCGGGGTGTTATTTAGAGTCAGGGAATATATGAACGTCGGCTGA
- a CDS encoding fused MFS/spermidine synthase, which produces MIWVRLAYASFGIITPVLSVVISVFMLGLAIGSWGVGRWIKGWTSRARISAIYFYALAEFLIGVSAFAVPWMFALGERLLLPMGETDSGYYLLVSALVIAASLLGWCILMGASFPLALAFEKEQTRSSESNFSFLYLANVIGAMCGTILTTVVLIEWLGFKSTLMVAATANFLIALVAVWLGIRHPLRSPAEIPDQRKSTAAAAQPSAGGSTLLYAVLFTTGFCSMALEVVWIRAFIPILRTSVYAFGAILFIYLLSTWIGSYFYRRNLAGSKLASNVALLAALSVAVLLPVVVNDPRIHKGVPWILLSIAPFCTLLGYLTPRIIDDMSHGAPDLVGRAYAVNLSGCILGPLFAAYLLLPATGARISMVILALPFLFLWVLFLRSWSGRKTLAATTGILLCCTLLVSIRYSKSYEEGAGLLDQKVRRDHTATVITGTEIIDENNYAKALLVNGVSITMVTPITKVMAHLPLGLLTKKPESALVICFGMGTTFRSAMSWGIDTTAIELVPSVRDAFGDFFADAAELMQDPRGHIIVDDGRRYLMRTEKTFDVITIDPPPPVETAGSSLLYSTEFYDLMKKHLKPGGMVQQWHPGDREESFQAVARSLVESFPYVAAFYSMENWGTHFIASMSPIVIPPVDVFISRLPEGARKDLLEWKWGQEPIETYVANILFRRLDLDELLNPDREILISDDRPFNEYFVLRRYFPR; this is translated from the coding sequence GTGATCTGGGTAAGGCTGGCCTATGCCTCCTTCGGCATAATAACCCCCGTGCTGTCCGTCGTCATCTCCGTCTTCATGCTCGGCCTGGCAATCGGCAGCTGGGGCGTAGGCAGGTGGATCAAAGGATGGACGTCGCGCGCCAGGATATCCGCAATATATTTCTACGCCCTGGCCGAGTTCCTCATCGGAGTGAGCGCATTCGCCGTCCCGTGGATGTTCGCGCTCGGAGAACGCCTCCTACTGCCGATGGGCGAAACCGACTCAGGCTACTATCTCCTCGTGTCCGCGCTCGTGATCGCCGCGTCCCTTCTCGGGTGGTGCATACTCATGGGCGCCTCATTCCCGCTGGCGCTCGCCTTTGAGAAGGAGCAGACGAGATCCAGCGAATCGAACTTCAGCTTCCTCTACCTCGCAAATGTCATAGGCGCCATGTGCGGCACCATTCTGACCACCGTCGTTCTGATCGAATGGCTTGGATTCAAAAGCACCCTGATGGTCGCGGCGACGGCGAATTTCCTGATCGCCCTCGTCGCGGTCTGGCTGGGGATCAGGCATCCCTTGCGTTCGCCTGCCGAAATCCCCGACCAACGCAAGTCCACTGCCGCTGCTGCGCAGCCCTCCGCCGGCGGGAGCACGCTCCTGTACGCGGTCCTCTTCACCACAGGCTTCTGCTCCATGGCGCTGGAGGTTGTATGGATCCGCGCCTTCATCCCAATACTGAGGACATCTGTTTATGCATTTGGAGCCATATTGTTCATCTATCTTCTCTCAACCTGGATAGGCTCCTATTTCTATCGAAGGAATCTTGCCGGATCCAAGCTGGCGTCCAACGTTGCGCTCTTGGCCGCGCTGTCCGTGGCGGTCCTCTTGCCCGTGGTCGTGAACGACCCCCGGATCCACAAGGGCGTTCCGTGGATACTGCTCAGCATCGCGCCGTTCTGCACGCTGCTCGGCTATCTCACCCCGCGGATCATCGACGACATGTCCCATGGCGCCCCGGATCTTGTGGGGCGGGCCTATGCAGTCAACCTGTCAGGCTGCATACTCGGCCCCCTCTTCGCCGCATACCTCCTGCTGCCTGCGACGGGCGCCCGGATCTCCATGGTCATCCTCGCCCTGCCGTTCCTCTTCCTGTGGGTCCTGTTCCTGAGGTCATGGTCGGGCAGAAAAACCCTGGCTGCGACGACCGGCATCCTTCTCTGCTGCACGCTGCTGGTTTCAATCCGTTATTCCAAAAGCTACGAGGAGGGGGCAGGCCTTCTGGATCAGAAGGTGCGCCGGGATCACACGGCAACGGTCATCACCGGGACAGAAATAATCGATGAGAACAACTATGCCAAGGCACTCCTCGTGAACGGTGTGAGCATCACAATGGTGACACCCATAACGAAGGTGATGGCGCATCTGCCACTCGGACTCCTGACGAAAAAACCGGAATCCGCACTGGTGATCTGCTTCGGCATGGGGACGACCTTCCGCTCAGCCATGTCGTGGGGGATCGACACCACCGCCATAGAACTCGTGCCCAGCGTGAGGGACGCATTCGGGGATTTCTTCGCCGATGCCGCGGAACTCATGCAGGATCCCCGCGGCCACATCATAGTGGACGACGGCAGGCGCTATCTCATGAGGACGGAAAAGACATTCGACGTGATAACCATAGACCCGCCTCCCCCTGTGGAGACCGCCGGATCGAGCCTTCTGTACTCGACTGAATTCTACGACCTGATGAAGAAACACCTCAAACCGGGCGGAATGGTCCAGCAATGGCACCCCGGCGACCGGGAGGAGTCCTTCCAAGCAGTGGCAAGATCGCTGGTCGAATCCTTCCCCTACGTCGCGGCGTTTTACTCCATGGAGAACTGGGGCACACACTTCATAGCTTCGATGTCACCGATCGTCATCCCGCCGGTCGATGTGTTCATCAGCCGCCTTCCGGAGGGTGCAAGGAAGGACCTCCTCGAGTGGAAGTGGGGGCAAGAGCCGATCGAGACGTACGTGGCGAACATCCTTTTCAGGAGGTTGGACCTCGATGAACTGCTGAATCCTGACAGGGAAATCCTGATAAGCGACGACAGACCGTTCAACGAATATTTCGTGCTGAGGAGATATTTTCCCCGTTAA
- a CDS encoding flavin reductase family protein — MKRMKIDKAFTLIEPGPVVLITTHDGKKDNIMTISWTMVVDFTPVFAMTTGPWNHSYAALKKYRECVIAIPTADLIDKVVGVGICSGSDTNKFEKFGFTPIRGNHVNAPLIKECLANIECRVVDIVKKHNIVVLDGVAAHFDSSRKEKRTIHATGDGTFMVDGRRLNRRKMMKAKFPDLI; from the coding sequence ATGAAGAGGATGAAGATCGATAAGGCGTTCACGCTGATCGAACCAGGCCCGGTCGTCCTCATTACGACGCATGATGGAAAGAAAGATAACATCATGACCATCTCCTGGACCATGGTCGTGGACTTCACGCCGGTGTTCGCCATGACCACAGGTCCCTGGAATCACTCGTACGCCGCCCTGAAAAAATATCGGGAATGCGTGATCGCGATTCCCACGGCGGACCTCATCGATAAGGTCGTAGGCGTGGGGATATGCTCCGGTTCCGATACAAATAAATTTGAAAAATTTGGATTTACTCCAATCAGAGGAAATCATGTAAACGCGCCTCTGATCAAGGAGTGTCTGGCGAATATTGAATGTAGAGTCGTCGACATCGTCAAAAAACACAATATCGTCGTTCTCGATGGCGTCGCTGCTCACTTCGATAGTTCTCGAAAAGAGAAGCGAACGATCCACGCGACAGGCGACGGCACCTTCATGGTGGATGGACGCAGATTGAATCGAAGGAAGATGATGAAGGCGAAGTTCCCGGATCTTATTTGA
- a CDS encoding inositol monophosphatase family protein, with amino-acid sequence MLSTLDRISEIARAAGRMQLDHFGGERVIEYKDAWDIVTDVDKKCEEHIVAELRKSFPGDDILAEESQRPKGGASRRWIVDPLDGTVNYSHGFPFFCVAIAAEIEGELALGVIYDPNRDELFSAEKGMGAFLNNKRISVSKTPALEKSLVATGFAYSVHRDDGLTNLENFAKFARRARAVRRPGSASIDQAWTACGRADGFWEMFLKPWDMAAGACIIREAGGAVTSFDGSPFDLYGKEILASNGKIHGEMIEVLKLKRGAQ; translated from the coding sequence ATGCTTTCAACGCTCGACAGAATCTCGGAGATCGCCCGCGCCGCAGGCCGCATGCAGCTCGATCACTTTGGCGGCGAGCGCGTGATCGAATACAAAGACGCCTGGGACATCGTGACCGACGTGGACAAAAAGTGCGAGGAGCACATCGTCGCAGAGCTAAGGAAGAGTTTCCCCGGCGACGACATACTCGCCGAGGAGAGCCAGCGCCCGAAGGGAGGCGCGTCGCGCCGCTGGATAGTGGACCCGCTCGACGGCACGGTCAATTACTCCCACGGTTTTCCTTTTTTCTGCGTCGCGATCGCGGCCGAGATCGAGGGCGAGCTGGCGCTGGGAGTGATATACGATCCGAACCGCGATGAGCTTTTTTCGGCCGAGAAGGGGATGGGCGCTTTCCTCAACAACAAGCGCATCTCGGTCTCCAAGACCCCCGCGTTGGAGAAGTCTCTGGTGGCCACGGGCTTTGCGTACAGCGTGCACAGGGACGACGGTCTCACCAACCTGGAGAACTTCGCGAAATTCGCTAGGAGGGCGCGCGCGGTCCGCAGGCCCGGCTCCGCGTCCATCGATCAGGCGTGGACGGCGTGCGGTCGCGCGGACGGCTTCTGGGAGATGTTTCTGAAACCGTGGGACATGGCGGCCGGCGCCTGCATCATAAGGGAGGCGGGCGGCGCGGTCACATCCTTCGACGGCTCTCCGTTCGATCTGTACGGCAAAGAGATACTGGCCTCCAACGGGAAGATACACGGGGAGATGATAGAGGTGCTGAAACTCAAGAGAGGTGCTCAATGA
- a CDS encoding alpha/beta hydrolase has product MIKVNALSKKENKMEVPMTSAPPIISQEKIEELNRRVNILKLRDEKNFSYYEYGDGRGKPILFFHGTGSHIHAMLLHAAALEMGYRIIVPDRPGVGLSDFQKGWTLLGSVGNYVELLDTLKVEKCIAMGISGGGPSLMACAYAIPERIEMVVDLACAMPLYRDRESLRSLGTMDRFYAKIGSKLPLALFKIPFSLLGLLQTVMKSPKSFVKMMSSSMCASDARLFANPNLQYLFMRDFQELFRHGSKGPAYDAQLVYKDWGFDLADIKTRIEIFHGTEDKWVPIKFSEHLEKKAPLATLHPVQNQGHFYHLVYAHELLQKISRLSA; this is encoded by the coding sequence ATGATAAAAGTTAATGCGTTGTCGAAGAAAGAGAATAAAATGGAGGTTCCTATGACATCGGCACCCCCCATCATATCTCAAGAGAAAATCGAAGAGCTTAACCGGCGCGTGAACATCCTTAAACTCCGTGATGAAAAAAATTTTTCATACTACGAATACGGAGACGGGCGCGGAAAACCAATATTGTTTTTTCATGGGACAGGCTCCCACATCCACGCAATGCTTCTCCACGCAGCCGCTCTCGAAATGGGATACAGGATCATCGTGCCAGATCGGCCTGGCGTAGGCTTATCCGACTTTCAGAAAGGATGGACGCTTTTGGGAAGCGTAGGCAACTACGTGGAACTTCTCGACACTCTGAAGGTGGAAAAGTGCATAGCCATGGGCATTTCCGGCGGCGGCCCATCTCTTATGGCGTGCGCATATGCCATTCCGGAGAGAATCGAGATGGTTGTAGATCTGGCGTGCGCAATGCCGCTTTATCGCGACAGGGAATCCCTCAGGAGCCTGGGAACAATGGACAGATTCTATGCAAAGATCGGCAGCAAATTACCCCTCGCGTTATTTAAGATTCCATTCTCCCTGCTTGGATTGCTGCAAACGGTGATGAAAAGCCCAAAATCTTTCGTAAAGATGATGTCTTCCAGCATGTGCGCGTCGGACGCCCGGTTGTTTGCGAATCCGAATCTGCAATATCTTTTCATGCGCGATTTTCAGGAACTCTTCAGACACGGTTCAAAAGGGCCCGCGTATGATGCGCAGCTTGTGTACAAGGATTGGGGATTCGATCTTGCGGACATAAAGACCAGGATCGAGATATTTCACGGGACCGAAGACAAGTGGGTGCCGATAAAATTCAGCGAGCATCTGGAGAAAAAAGCTCCGCTTGCAACTCTGCACCCTGTTCAAAACCAAGGACATTTCTATCATCTCGTTTACGCGCACGAATTATTGCAAAAAATATCACGCCTGAGCGCCTGA